A stretch of Coccidioides posadasii str. Silveira chromosome 2, complete sequence DNA encodes these proteins:
- a CDS encoding uncharacterized protein (antiSMASH:Cluster_2.5~antiSMASH:Cluster_2.6~EggNog:ENOG410PMPI~COG:I): MAGRYAHFSQITAYNVPPSKRATAGWMCPSDARSKIILHMNWRGQTLPVLCNGLPAKAGVPADELKKYECLPQPSPEQIIEISPYAQIVRGKSRSPTYLVHGTDDDLIPWQQAQRTYEALKKAGVPAGITLLEGQPHLFDLFSDADGKKWQAVVEAYAFVFKHVGVEMGRVD; encoded by the coding sequence ATGGCCGGTAGATATGCTCATTTTAGTCAGATCACGGCCTATAATGTTCCTCCATCCAAGAGAGCAACAGCTGGCTGGATGTGTCCATCCGACGCCCGTTCCAAAATAATCCTGCACATGAACTGGCGCGGCCAAACGTTGCCAGTCCTCTGCAATGGCCTCCCCGCAAAGGCCGGCGTCCCAGCCGACGAACTTAAGAAGTATGAATGTCTGCCCCAGCCGAGCCCGGAGCAAATCATCGAGATCAGCCCATACGCACAGATAGTGAGAGGGAAGAGCAGATCACCAACGTATCTGGTCCATGGAACAGACGACGATTTAATCCCATGGCAACAAGCGCAGCGGACGTACGAGGCATTGAAGAAAGCAGGGGTCCCCGCCGGGATCACTTTATTGGAGGGCCAGCCGCACTTGTTTGATCTGTTTAGCGATGCAGATGGGAAAAAGTGGCAGGCGGTGGTAGAGGCATATGCGTTTGTGTTCAAGCATGTTGGAGTCGAGATGGGGCGTGTGGACTAA